A genomic window from Candidatus Pelagisphaera phototrophica includes:
- a CDS encoding sodium:solute symporter family protein has product MQLTNLDWIIIGVYFLAVVLIGVVVAKIAGKNAWNFFLGGREMPWWLLGVSMVATTFSTDTPNLVTDIVRQNGVAGNWVWWAFLVTGMVTVFLYAKLWRRMDVLTDIEFYEVRYTGKSAAFLRGFRALYLGVFFNIMIMASVSLAAIKIGGVMLGFSPLQCILWASAVTVVFSSLGGFRGVVFTDFLLFIVAMIGSVGAAFFAIGHADIGSLGALLEHPNVADKIGFFPTVERDASGTLTDENLNLWMTLLVIPLVVQWWSVWYPGAEPGGGGYIAQRMLAAKNERQATGAVLFFNFAHYGLRPWPWILVALASLVVFPTLESIQVAFPDVDPSVLGHDLAYPAMLTFLPSGWMGLVLASLVAAYMSTISTHLNWGSSYVAHDFYKRFVKPKASGKELVLVGRISTAVLMVFAGWLALNLKSALDTFQILLQVGAGTGLLFILRWFWWRINAFSELAAMIASFIIAVTFKVVDPGWAWWVELISGIGMTTVIWVTVTLLTPPSDMKNLLMFYKRVSPGGNGWNPVREQSKTFLPRPEALWPQIAQALMGIVSVYGFLFGIGKLIYGEYGIGLILLVIAIGLAVKLITSKNVGGGSRSMFDT; this is encoded by the coding sequence ATGCAACTCACAAATCTCGATTGGATCATAATTGGCGTCTACTTTCTCGCAGTGGTATTGATCGGCGTCGTAGTCGCAAAGATAGCTGGTAAAAATGCCTGGAACTTTTTCCTTGGGGGAAGAGAGATGCCCTGGTGGCTACTGGGAGTATCGATGGTAGCGACAACGTTCTCAACGGATACTCCGAATCTCGTCACGGATATTGTGCGGCAAAACGGAGTGGCGGGGAACTGGGTTTGGTGGGCTTTTCTGGTCACCGGTATGGTGACGGTATTTCTCTACGCCAAGCTGTGGAGGCGTATGGACGTATTGACGGACATCGAGTTCTATGAAGTTCGATATACCGGAAAGAGTGCCGCGTTTTTGCGTGGCTTCAGAGCTCTCTATCTCGGGGTCTTTTTCAATATCATGATTATGGCGTCGGTCTCTCTCGCTGCGATCAAGATTGGGGGCGTCATGCTAGGATTCAGTCCTCTGCAATGTATCTTGTGGGCCTCGGCGGTTACGGTGGTATTCTCGTCCTTGGGAGGATTTAGGGGAGTTGTTTTCACGGACTTCCTGTTGTTTATTGTGGCCATGATCGGCTCTGTGGGGGCTGCTTTTTTCGCTATTGGGCATGCGGATATTGGGTCGTTGGGAGCCTTGCTGGAGCACCCAAACGTCGCGGACAAGATTGGATTTTTTCCGACGGTGGAGCGTGACGCTTCGGGGACGTTGACGGATGAGAACCTAAACCTCTGGATGACATTGTTGGTGATCCCGTTAGTCGTCCAGTGGTGGAGTGTCTGGTATCCGGGCGCGGAGCCAGGCGGTGGCGGTTACATTGCTCAGCGTATGCTGGCGGCGAAAAATGAGCGACAGGCAACGGGTGCGGTTCTGTTTTTCAATTTCGCCCACTATGGGCTCCGTCCTTGGCCTTGGATTCTAGTTGCGCTTGCGTCGCTGGTCGTCTTCCCGACTCTAGAAAGCATCCAGGTGGCGTTTCCCGATGTAGATCCAAGCGTTTTAGGTCACGATCTTGCCTATCCGGCGATGCTGACCTTTCTACCAAGTGGTTGGATGGGTCTCGTACTCGCGTCGTTGGTAGCCGCTTACATGTCGACGATATCGACGCATCTAAATTGGGGCTCCTCGTACGTAGCGCACGATTTTTATAAGCGTTTCGTTAAGCCGAAAGCCAGTGGCAAGGAACTGGTATTGGTTGGCCGGATATCAACCGCGGTGCTAATGGTGTTTGCTGGCTGGCTGGCGCTTAATTTGAAGAGTGCTCTTGATACGTTTCAAATTTTGCTTCAGGTCGGTGCGGGTACGGGACTTCTTTTCATCCTTCGCTGGTTCTGGTGGCGAATCAATGCCTTCAGCGAGTTGGCGGCGATGATTGCTTCCTTCATTATCGCGGTTACATTCAAGGTGGTGGATCCCGGATGGGCTTGGTGGGTAGAGCTCATCAGTGGTATTGGAATGACAACAGTCATTTGGGTAACGGTCACTCTTCTTACGCCTCCGAGCGACATGAAGAATTTGCTCATGTTCTACAAGCGGGTCAGCCCTGGAGGTAACGGGTGGAATCCCGTGCGTGAACAATCCAAGACTTTCCTCCCCAGACCCGAGGCCCTGTGGCCGCAGATTGCCCAAGCCCTTATGGGCATCGTTTCCGTATACGGTTTTCTTTTTGGAATCGGAAAACTGATTTATGGGGAATATGGAATAGGTCTAATTCTCCTAGTGATCGCGATCGGTTTGGCGGTGAAACTAATCACCTCAAAAAATGTGGGCGGCGGATCAAGAAGCATGTTTGACACATAA
- a CDS encoding sugar phosphate isomerase/epimerase family protein — MKKSISIWSFYGDWSLKDKMKLAKDAGFEGIELDVSGDGPITLDSDEDAIAAIGSLAADSGLTLSGLATGMYWEFNPASENAESRAQAKVVLEKQIRVASQLGIGAVLVVPGSVGADFIPGCEELSYDKVWDRATEFISNALPLAKELGVDIGIENVWNKFLLSPLEMARFIDQFDDAHVGSYFDVGNVLATGYPEHWIRILKDRIRRVHVKDYRRAVGSVDGFVDLLSGDVNWPEVVQSLKSIGYSGWVAAEMIPPVPFYKYAPETLIDNTSRAMDSIFGLAWPSD, encoded by the coding sequence ATGAAAAAATCTATCAGCATCTGGTCCTTTTATGGGGACTGGTCTTTAAAGGATAAAATGAAGCTCGCCAAGGATGCGGGATTTGAAGGTATCGAGCTCGATGTCAGTGGGGATGGGCCCATTACTTTGGATAGTGATGAGGACGCGATCGCCGCGATCGGATCACTGGCAGCGGATTCTGGGCTTACCTTAAGCGGCTTAGCTACGGGGATGTACTGGGAATTCAATCCTGCCAGCGAGAATGCCGAATCGCGGGCTCAAGCTAAAGTAGTATTGGAAAAGCAAATTCGCGTGGCATCCCAATTGGGGATCGGTGCGGTCCTCGTTGTCCCTGGCTCCGTTGGAGCCGACTTTATTCCGGGCTGTGAGGAGCTATCCTATGATAAAGTTTGGGATCGGGCGACTGAATTCATATCGAACGCACTTCCTTTAGCGAAAGAGTTGGGAGTAGATATCGGTATTGAAAACGTGTGGAATAAATTCCTGCTGAGCCCTCTGGAAATGGCTCGATTCATTGATCAGTTTGATGATGCGCACGTCGGGAGCTATTTCGATGTGGGGAACGTACTCGCCACGGGCTATCCCGAGCACTGGATTCGGATTCTGAAGGATCGGATTCGTCGGGTTCACGTGAAAGACTATCGAAGGGCAGTGGGTTCGGTGGACGGATTTGTCGATCTGCTCTCAGGGGACGTCAATTGGCCAGAGGTGGTCCAGTCACTTAAATCGATCGGTTATTCCGGTTGGGTGGCGGCGGAAATGATTCCTCCTGTTCCCTTTTATAAGTATGCTCCTGAGACTTTGATCGACAATACCTCTCGGGCCATGGACAGTATATTCGGTCTCGCTTGGCCCTCCGATTAA
- a CDS encoding Gfo/Idh/MocA family protein, which translates to MSSERDNLKGILVGCGFMGGMHAQIYKSLPNVELVAAVDDRVEASKEKLDKLGCPAPVFAELSEALAAADSDFVDVCMPTFLHKKYAIEAAEAGKALFCEKPLALSVKEADAIISAAKANGTFAQVGHCLRFWPEYMRFMEYHKSGDGGKLLSLSLARRAGRPDYGIENWLNDESKSGGAALDLHIHDTDFVLALLGQPHSVKSSVTRDFSGPVHVFSLMEYDSLTVCSEGGWNYPKNWGFQMAFHAIYENAVLDFDSANGKGLTICQGEEAPTPLDVVQTDAGESQSGEGNVSDLGGYLNELKYFVNCLSEGNPPAIATLEDARESLALTLKEIELGEGKE; encoded by the coding sequence ATGAGTAGCGAAAGAGACAATTTAAAGGGCATCCTCGTCGGATGCGGTTTTATGGGCGGTATGCACGCTCAAATTTACAAGAGCTTGCCGAACGTAGAGCTCGTGGCAGCGGTTGACGACCGGGTTGAGGCGTCAAAGGAGAAACTGGATAAACTGGGTTGTCCCGCTCCGGTATTCGCAGAATTGAGCGAGGCCTTGGCGGCGGCCGATAGCGATTTCGTCGATGTGTGCATGCCAACGTTTTTGCACAAGAAATACGCGATCGAGGCAGCCGAAGCGGGAAAGGCTCTTTTTTGTGAAAAGCCGCTCGCTTTGTCGGTGAAAGAAGCAGATGCGATTATAAGTGCGGCGAAGGCGAATGGGACGTTTGCCCAAGTCGGACATTGCCTTCGCTTCTGGCCAGAGTACATGCGCTTTATGGAGTATCATAAAAGCGGTGACGGAGGGAAGTTGTTGAGCCTGAGTCTAGCCAGGCGGGCGGGTCGCCCAGATTACGGAATAGAGAACTGGCTGAACGACGAATCGAAATCCGGAGGTGCGGCATTGGATCTGCACATTCACGATACGGATTTCGTACTGGCTTTGTTGGGACAGCCGCATTCTGTCAAGAGCAGCGTGACGCGTGACTTTAGTGGTCCGGTTCACGTGTTCAGTTTGATGGAGTATGATTCGTTGACTGTGTGTTCGGAAGGCGGTTGGAACTATCCGAAGAACTGGGGGTTCCAGATGGCGTTTCATGCGATCTACGAGAATGCCGTTCTCGATTTCGATTCAGCTAACGGGAAAGGTCTGACGATATGCCAAGGCGAGGAAGCTCCCACCCCTTTGGATGTCGTTCAAACGGATGCGGGCGAATCCCAAAGTGGCGAGGGCAATGTCTCGGACTTGGGTGGCTACCTGAACGAGTTGAAGTATTTTGTGAATTGCCTCAGTGAAGGAAATCCTCCGGCTATTGCGACTTTGGAGGATGCTCGTGAATCGTTGGCCTTAACGCTCAAGGAGATTGAATTGGGGGAAGGAAAAGAGTAA
- a CDS encoding PIG-L deacetylase family protein, with translation MSIFHNEGADIWLRDSLTVDSALARATHLGIGAHQDDLEFMAYEGIASCYEKQDQWFAGITVTDGRGSSRTGPFASYSDEEIRNVRRKEQRDAAEIGEYTAQFQLDYPSSELKGEGRSNVTADILAVLKKSRPNVVYLHQPADKHDSHIAVLGCSIEALRQTAVTHVPERVIGCEVWRSLDWLDDSEKVAMVCDAYPNLSAKLYAVFESQIAGGKRYDLAVEGRRRANATMFDSHGSDIYQSVAWGIDLKPLVVNPDLSIEAFILEEIGRLSQDVKDRVQKYS, from the coding sequence GTGTCAATTTTCCACAATGAAGGTGCGGATATTTGGCTGCGGGACAGCCTGACGGTAGACTCTGCGCTCGCCCGAGCGACGCATTTGGGGATCGGGGCCCATCAGGACGATTTGGAGTTTATGGCCTACGAAGGGATCGCGTCTTGCTACGAAAAGCAGGACCAGTGGTTCGCGGGCATTACGGTAACCGATGGCAGAGGGAGCTCTCGAACGGGTCCGTTTGCGAGTTACAGTGATGAAGAGATTCGAAACGTCCGCCGCAAAGAGCAGCGCGACGCGGCCGAGATTGGCGAGTATACGGCCCAGTTCCAGTTGGACTATCCGAGTTCGGAACTCAAAGGTGAAGGACGGTCTAATGTGACCGCGGACATCCTTGCTGTATTGAAGAAATCCCGACCGAATGTGGTTTATCTACATCAGCCGGCTGACAAGCATGATAGTCACATTGCAGTTTTAGGATGCAGCATTGAAGCCTTGCGCCAGACGGCTGTAACTCACGTTCCTGAACGAGTGATCGGCTGCGAAGTCTGGAGGAGCCTGGATTGGCTGGATGATTCGGAGAAGGTTGCGATGGTTTGCGATGCGTATCCAAATTTGTCAGCTAAACTGTATGCGGTTTTCGAATCCCAGATTGCGGGTGGAAAACGGTATGATTTGGCGGTTGAAGGTCGAAGGCGAGCCAATGCTACCATGTTTGACTCGCATGGATCGGACATCTATCAATCGGTAGCCTGGGGAATCGATTTGAAACCGCTCGTAGTGAATCCGGACCTTTCCATTGAAGCCTTTATCCTAGAAGAAATCGGGCGGTTGTCCCAAGATGTAAAAGATCGGGTTCAGAAATATTCCTAA
- the nagB gene encoding glucosamine-6-phosphate deaminase produces MAREEEQFERIPTHICRNSEEAASTVAGEIAALIHERAKAGRNVVLGLATGSTPLPVYRELVRLHKDMGLSFRNVITFNLDEYFGLSDDHPESYHQFMWERLFKHVDIPKDNVHVPSGTLSRSEVYAFCESYEKAIEDAGGLDYQILGIGRTGHIGFNEPGSTRDSITRLVTLDSLTRLDAARDFLGEANVPLYAITMGVGTILKARKLVLMAWGQSKASVVQAAVEGKPNENLPASLLQGHPDVRFFVDGTAAEELIRVKLPWLVGTVEWDPRTIRKAVLWLSNTVKKPILKLQESDYNENGLGDLLIHSGPAYDLNIIVFNQTQHTITGWPGGKPDADDSHRPERAKPFPKRVLVLSAEPHEDILCMGGTAHRLKDQGSEVTLAYMTSGNLAVPDNLAKQTLALMTELEDEMAFTKGDGPSLGQFAEVILKSIEEKKDSEADSESTRRIKGFVRRNEARDAARILNIDTDSQAFLDLPFYEKGRYRNFVASDEDVDALAKLLEKEKPHQIYISGGLADPGSVAGVCYRLFCEAIRRVKRLGWVKDCRVWSYRGVGQEWPLFEIDMAVPLSPGELASKIEASFQYRSQRSQYPFRAASHREIWQETDEINRSTAEAYDAVGMAEYEAIESFKGIELAALLDS; encoded by the coding sequence GAAGAAGAACAATTTGAGCGGATCCCCACGCATATTTGTCGAAATTCGGAAGAAGCCGCCTCTACAGTGGCGGGTGAGATAGCGGCGTTGATCCATGAGAGGGCGAAAGCTGGACGCAATGTGGTACTGGGTTTAGCGACGGGATCCACTCCGCTGCCCGTTTACCGTGAACTGGTGAGACTCCACAAGGATATGGGGCTGAGTTTTCGCAATGTCATCACATTCAACCTCGATGAGTATTTCGGTCTGTCCGACGATCATCCCGAAAGCTACCATCAGTTCATGTGGGAGCGGTTGTTCAAGCATGTCGACATTCCCAAGGACAACGTGCATGTGCCCTCTGGTACCTTGTCCCGTTCAGAAGTATACGCGTTTTGCGAATCCTATGAGAAGGCGATCGAAGACGCGGGAGGACTCGACTACCAGATTTTGGGAATCGGGCGGACAGGACATATTGGATTTAATGAACCAGGTTCAACCCGCGATTCAATAACGCGATTGGTTACGTTGGACTCGCTGACTCGATTGGACGCGGCGAGAGACTTTCTCGGAGAGGCGAATGTTCCGCTGTACGCGATCACCATGGGAGTGGGGACAATCCTAAAAGCGAGGAAGCTGGTATTGATGGCTTGGGGACAGTCAAAGGCGTCGGTGGTACAGGCTGCGGTTGAGGGAAAACCCAACGAAAATTTGCCAGCGAGTCTTTTGCAAGGACACCCGGATGTCAGGTTTTTTGTGGATGGCACGGCAGCGGAGGAGCTCATTCGAGTGAAATTGCCATGGCTGGTCGGAACGGTAGAATGGGATCCCCGGACGATACGCAAGGCGGTGCTTTGGCTTTCGAATACCGTCAAAAAGCCAATCTTGAAACTCCAAGAGTCCGACTACAATGAAAACGGCCTAGGGGATCTTCTCATACACTCTGGGCCAGCTTATGATCTCAACATCATCGTTTTCAATCAGACGCAGCATACAATTACAGGCTGGCCCGGCGGGAAACCCGATGCGGACGATAGCCACCGTCCTGAGCGGGCGAAACCCTTCCCAAAGCGCGTGCTCGTTTTGAGCGCTGAGCCGCACGAAGATATTCTTTGTATGGGGGGGACGGCCCATCGGCTGAAGGACCAGGGTTCCGAGGTCACTCTGGCTTACATGACTTCGGGCAATTTAGCCGTTCCGGACAATTTGGCTAAGCAAACGCTGGCTCTGATGACGGAGTTGGAAGACGAGATGGCGTTTACCAAGGGGGATGGACCCAGCTTAGGTCAATTTGCCGAGGTTATACTCAAGAGTATTGAGGAGAAAAAGGATTCGGAGGCAGATTCTGAGTCTACTCGGAGGATCAAAGGGTTTGTGAGAAGAAACGAAGCCCGGGATGCCGCGAGGATTCTGAATATCGATACGGATTCCCAAGCCTTTCTCGATCTCCCCTTTTACGAAAAAGGGCGTTACCGGAACTTCGTTGCCAGTGATGAAGATGTGGACGCTTTGGCTAAGTTACTTGAAAAAGAAAAGCCGCACCAGATCTACATCAGCGGCGGCCTAGCTGATCCGGGTTCAGTAGCTGGGGTTTGTTATCGCCTGTTCTGCGAAGCCATACGGCGCGTCAAGCGATTGGGCTGGGTGAAAGACTGCCGGGTTTGGAGCTATCGGGGGGTCGGCCAGGAATGGCCGCTATTCGAAATCGATATGGCGGTTCCTTTGAGCCCCGGTGAATTGGCCTCGAAGATCGAAGCCAGCTTTCAGTACCGATCCCAGCGGAGTCAGTACCCGTTTCGGGCGGCAAGCCATCGCGAAATTTGGCAGGAGACCGACGAGATCAACCGTTCGACGGCCGAGGCCTACGATGCGGTAGGCATGGCGGAATACGAAGCGATAGAGTCTTTCAAGGGAATCGAACTTGCGGCATTGCTAGATTCCTAA